A DNA window from Desulfobacterales bacterium contains the following coding sequences:
- a CDS encoding DUF2726 domain-containing protein: MEWTTVLLIIVIVLFVVTLRLKWQSGKPDGYPYIMNQVLFSPAERSFLGALEQAIGDKYRVFGKVRVADVVSVKSMSNRSVWQRSFNRISAKHFDFVICQKSDLAVFGAIELDDKSHQKNKRQGRDAFLVGLCNAISLPLIQVPARRAYSVPEIREKILAEVNLPSTELELSAISRDIPTADPQTEAVHEIIEASATIPPAAESEGPICPKCSSPMVRRKSKNGANPGQEFWGCSDFPKCRCIIPVSAQPCPEPERNFLRPS; encoded by the coding sequence ATGGAATGGACTACGGTGTTATTGATTATTGTTATTGTGCTCTTTGTCGTGACATTGAGGCTAAAGTGGCAAAGTGGAAAACCCGATGGGTATCCATACATTATGAATCAAGTTTTGTTTTCACCTGCGGAGAGGTCTTTCCTTGGGGCCCTAGAGCAAGCGATCGGCGACAAGTATCGCGTATTCGGAAAAGTCCGCGTTGCTGATGTCGTCAGTGTAAAATCAATGTCTAATCGAAGTGTTTGGCAACGATCATTTAACCGTATAAGCGCAAAACATTTCGATTTCGTGATTTGTCAGAAAAGTGATTTGGCGGTTTTTGGTGCCATTGAACTGGATGATAAATCCCATCAGAAGAATAAGCGCCAAGGCCGAGACGCCTTTTTGGTTGGTCTTTGCAACGCTATCTCGTTGCCTCTAATTCAGGTGCCTGCGCGACGAGCCTATTCCGTACCAGAAATCCGAGAAAAAATCCTTGCTGAAGTTAATTTGCCAAGTACCGAACTCGAGCTTTCAGCGATATCTCGCGATATCCCAACAGCCGATCCGCAAACTGAAGCTGTCCATGAGATCATTGAAGCATCCGCGACGATACCACCTGCCGCCGAATCCGAGGGGCCTATATGCCCGAAGTGCTCATCGCCAATGGTGCGGAGAAAATCAAAAAACGGCGCTAATCCAGGACAAGAATTTTGGGGTTGTAGTGATTTTCCAAAGTGTCGCTGCATCATCCCCGTCAGCGCCCAACCATGCCCTGAACCGGAGCGGAATTTCTTGCGCCCTTCGTAG